Below is a genomic region from Pyrococcus kukulkanii.
GGTACTCCTGGGACTACTGCCTATTTTATGGCCTATATCCAGGCAGAAACAACATGCGGTGAGTTATATGCGGAAATTCACTGGATTGAAGCTAGGAATTGAGCTTTTATTATTTATCTTCCTTATTTTTAATAACTTTAATAACTTTGCTGAAGCTTCTAACTTATTTTGGATTAAAGAGGGAGTTTACTTTAAGTATACTGCAAGAGGAGAACATGCTGTAACCATAGGCCTAGAGAATGGGACAATTTATGTTGGTAAATATGGAGTTCTCCTATGGAGGATAACCAACATGTCTAATGGATACATAACGGTTAATGTGTCTCTAGAGGTATACAATATTACAGTGGTTTCTCAGAGAATTTTAGATCCAGACGAAGGCTATAAAAAAGCTATGAAGATTATAGAAGAGCTTAACCTTACCATTAACAGCGATTCTTGCAAATATATTCAGAATACGGAGGAAGACTTCAAAATATGCAAGACTAAAGAAGCTATTTCTATTGAAACCATAGGAAAGGATTATAGATATGGACTGTACGTGAAAGATAAAAAGGAAGCTGTGGAAGGTTTTATCTCTTTTTTGCCAAGTATTAATAGGTCAGCAATAGTTAGAATTTCACTTTCTGACAATAGTGTGATATTTAATGGGAAAAAACTTGGAATGAATACGTTGTTTATCACAGATCTAAGGATAAAAGGAAAGACAATAATGGACGGATGGTATATAAATAGAGTTGAGATTTTAAATGCTACAATTCATACGCGTTTTAGGGATTTTCGTCCCCCTGTGCTCCTTGTTTGGACTAATTTTTATAAGAATTCATCTAATCTTGCATTTTACGACCCTGCTTCGGGAATATTAATTGAGGGATATACCCCAGTTTCTCCGATCTGGCTCGCATTTGGTTTTAAATATGTTTTATTCTCGGACAGGGAGCACTTTAAGAAAGCACGTGACCCAATCACTCAGAGTAAGGACATTTATGGTTTTGGAATGGTCTTAGAGGACACAAATGCATTTCATTTTGAAAAAGAGGAACTCAAAAATATTAGTATCCCTCGAGATGCCATCTTAATATTCTTGTTTTCTGTACTAGTTTCCTTGGTGGTGGCTTATGAAATGGCTAAAGGTTCTCACCTGGGAGAGTAGTGATCCCCTGAGAGGATATGTCTTAGTTTTAACAATAGGAATAGTTGCTATATTCTTAAAAATTAGCTTGATAAAAGGGGTATCTTTTATCCTAATGTCTAAACCAAAAGTTCTTCTCCAGTATTCAATCTTTACGATGTTCTCATTCAAGGCTTATATAGCCTGTAGCCTTGGAATATCCTTTTTGGTTTCACTAGCAATAAGAGGGGAAAGAGATGAAGGCGGTGTCTATTTCACATATTCCCTTCCTTACAACCCAAGATTGATATTTCTAGCTAAGATAGCATCAGCTTATATTTTATCTCTCACAACTTTAACAGTTGTCCATGCCCTATTGTTCTTTTCTCATTTCTCTTCTGAGCCGAGAATTGCATCGATAACTGTGCTCAGATCTTTACCTACTTTGGTTATATTTTATGCCATAGTTCTTTTGTATATTGTTGCATTGTCTAGTATTTCTGCATCTTTGCTACCAAACGCTTCAACTGCTGGAATACTGTCATTCTTTCTAATATTTGGAATTTCTGACAATATAAGGGAGTTTAATCCCGTGCTGACCCTTCATGATGTCTTTATTAAAAGCAATTATCGTGCTCTACTTCCTTACTTCCTGGTTTCGATAGTTCTAATTCCCTTATCAATTGAAATAATGTCAAGGAGGGATATAAGATGAAGCTCTGGAAACTTTTTCTTGTAATAATCATTGTAACGATGTTCGAGTCCTTTATACTCCAACTTACAGTTAGAGAAAATGATATTGCTTATCCTTTACTTCCCCTAGGATCAATGGAGATCACAGGATTTTATTCTCCCACATCATCTCTAGTTGATATAACTTTTTCAGGTCAAGGAGATGGGAATTACACTATAATTGACTTAGACAACTTGAGAGTTATACAGAAAGGAAGGTTGGAAAATAAAGTAGTGAGGATTGCCCTTCAACACCCAGGATATTATGGCATCATAGTAAATGGATCGTATTCTGGAAGTGCAACAATGAAAGTTATTGATGTTGGGTTTCCTGAAGATAATTGGAGATTTCATCTATTATTCCTTTCCTTGTGTATAGTAGTTTTCTCAATAGGTGTTTGGAGGGAAAAAGCATGATAGGATATTTTGACAAAGTAGATAAGAGGATAGGAAAAGTTGATATCCTGAGAGGAATTTCTTTTAAAATCGGAGAAGGAGTTACGTTGATAGTCGGACCCAATGGAAGTGGAAAATCAACTCTAATAAAATTGCTAGTTGGATTCTGGAGGCCCACTAAAGGGAAAGTAAAGTTACTTGGAGAAAATCCCTGGAACAATTATAAATTGCGACAGAAAGTAGGAATTAGTATTGATCCTCCATCTTTGCCAAAGTATAGGAGAGGGATAGATGTTGTTAAGATTATGGCAGATATAAAGGATGTAAAAATTGACAACCATTTAGTGAAAAGGCTATTTCCCAATATGGATGCCCTCAATAGAATGATCATTGAGTACTCGGCTGGAATGAGAAAGCGCCTTAGCATTCTTTTAGCGTTACTTGGTGAAAATAAAGTATTGGTTTTGGATGAACCTTTTTCGGGTATTGATGTATCTGGTATTTCTGAAGTATCGAAGATTATTAAGGAAGAAGCTGAGAAGGGAACGAATATAGTAGTTGTCTCACATATGTGGAAGCCCTTGTATGACACGGTTGACAGAGTTGTAGTTTTGGTAGGTGGTGAAATTGGATTTATAGGTGATAAGGATGAAGGAATAAAGTTTCTTAATAAGTGGGGTTTTTAAAAGCTAAAACTTTAATAAAACGTGCAGTCCTATAAGTTCTCATGAACGTGCATGCTATTGTGGCAGTGATCTTCTGGTCTACCGTAGCTTCGGCATTTAAGCTTACCCTTTCGAGGCTGGATCCCGTAAGTATGCTCTTTTATGCCTCCCTGACGTCGACGATAATATTCCTGGGGGCAAATCTTAGAGAGGGTAGGAAGTTTTCTGTAAAGAAAAACCTCCACTCAGCGTTTTTGGGGTTCATAAACCCCTTCCTGTACTACTTAGTCCTGTTCAATGCATACTCCTTCCTCCCAGCTCAGGAAGCACAGGCATTAAACTACACATGGCCCATAATACTCGTGGTGTTCTCTTCAGCGTTCTTGGGCCAGCCTTTGACTATTAAAGAGTTCTTTGGCGTTATCGTTGGATTCCTTGGAGCATTGGTTATTGGAACGCACGGTAACCTCTCATCCTTAAGCTTTGCAAATCCCCTTGGTGATGCCCTTGCCCTAAGCAGTGCATTGGTGTGGGCCATGTACTGGATCTTCAACCTTAGAGACCCCAGGAAGGCTGAGGAGAAGATGTTCTGGAATTTCTTCTTTGGCTCCCTCTATATACTTGGGCTTGGACTCGTAAGGGGTATAAAGTTCGATCCCCTTGGGGTTCTTGGGGCAGTTTACATTGGAACGTTTGAGATGGGTCTTACCTTCCTTCTGTGGCTTAAGGCGTTGGAGGGGGAAGAGGCTGGAAAAGTTGCATCCCTCGTTTACCTCACTCCCGTGCTTTCCCTGGTGTTCATATCAATTGTAGTTGGGGAGAAAATCTTAAAATCAACGCTCCTTGGACTTGCCTTAATTCTCCTGGGAATAATGCTTTCGAGAAGGGAATAATTCTGGTGGGCCCGCGGGGATTTGAACCCCGGACCACGCGGTTATGAGCCGCGCGCTCTGACCAGGCTGAGCTACGGGCCCTTTCCTTTTGGCGCCGCCGCCCGGATTCGAACCGGGGACCGCCGGATTAACAGTCCGGCGCTCCACCAGCTAAGCTACGGCGGCGCGTCCAAAAAATAACCACTGAAATGACTTTATAAATATTACGGTTCCTGGGCTGAGAAATCTTTATAATCTTCCGTTTCGTAACTAAAATTTGGAAGAGCTTTTGGAGGTGAGCAAAATGACAGAGATTAGATATTACAAGATAGGAGAAGACAGGTTCAAGATAAGTGAAGACGAAGTTGCAAGGAGGGAACTTAGAGTGGCCAAAGTTAGCGATGACGTTATACAGATCCAAGAAGAAGTCCACGGAATAATTGCCCTCGTTGGAGCTACTAGCAGTGTCAATATAAAGAAAGAAGAGTTCAAGGAGTTAGTAAAG
It encodes:
- a CDS encoding ABC transporter permease, giving the protein MKWLKVLTWESSDPLRGYVLVLTIGIVAIFLKISLIKGVSFILMSKPKVLLQYSIFTMFSFKAYIACSLGISFLVSLAIRGERDEGGVYFTYSLPYNPRLIFLAKIASAYILSLTTLTVVHALLFFSHFSSEPRIASITVLRSLPTLVIFYAIVLLYIVALSSISASLLPNASTAGILSFFLIFGISDNIREFNPVLTLHDVFIKSNYRALLPYFLVSIVLIPLSIEIMSRRDIR
- a CDS encoding ATP-binding cassette domain-containing protein, whose translation is MIGYFDKVDKRIGKVDILRGISFKIGEGVTLIVGPNGSGKSTLIKLLVGFWRPTKGKVKLLGENPWNNYKLRQKVGISIDPPSLPKYRRGIDVVKIMADIKDVKIDNHLVKRLFPNMDALNRMIIEYSAGMRKRLSILLALLGENKVLVLDEPFSGIDVSGISEVSKIIKEEAEKGTNIVVVSHMWKPLYDTVDRVVVLVGGEIGFIGDKDEGIKFLNKWGF
- a CDS encoding DMT family transporter, encoding MNVHAIVAVIFWSTVASAFKLTLSRLDPVSMLFYASLTSTIIFLGANLREGRKFSVKKNLHSAFLGFINPFLYYLVLFNAYSFLPAQEAQALNYTWPIILVVFSSAFLGQPLTIKEFFGVIVGFLGALVIGTHGNLSSLSFANPLGDALALSSALVWAMYWIFNLRDPRKAEEKMFWNFFFGSLYILGLGLVRGIKFDPLGVLGAVYIGTFEMGLTFLLWLKALEGEEAGKVASLVYLTPVLSLVFISIVVGEKILKSTLLGLALILLGIMLSRRE